The Campylobacter concisus sequence AGGCAAGTTGGTCAGACAAATGCCAGATACAAGATGATAGAGGGCGGAGATAAGATCTTGCTTGGTCTTAGCGGTGGTAAAGATAGCCTCGCACTAGCTCACGTACTAAAGCATATCCAAAACGTTACACCTGAAAAATTTGAGTTTAAAGCAGTAACACTAAGCTACGGCATGGGTGAGGACTACGCTTATCTTACGAAGCATTGCAATGAGCACGGAATAGAGCATGAAGTGATAGATAGCTCAATCTTTGAGATTTCAAAAGAGAAAATCCGTAAGAATTCCAGTTTTTGTAGTTTCTTTTCTCGTATGAGAAGAGGTTATCTTTATACTTACGCCTTAAAACATGGTTTTAATAAACTTGCGATTGCTCATCATTTAGACGATGCAGCGGAGAGCTTTTTTATGAACTTTACATATAATGGTGCACTAAGGACGCTTGCTCCAAAATATACTGCAAAAAATGGAATCACGGTTATTAGGCCATTTATCTTCGTTCGCGAGAGACAGCTTCGCGAAAATGCTATCAAAAATGAATTAAGAGTTATCGGTGATGAAGCATGCCCTGCAATGAGATTTGACGTAAAGATGCCGCATGCTAGGTATGAAACCAAACAGCTTTTAGCAACCTTAGAAAAAGAAAATCCAAAGCTTTTTACTTCGCTAAAAGCATCATTTGAAAATATCCATACTGATACTTTTTTTGCTCTCAATAGCAGTAGTGAAGAGTAAAATTTTACTTGTTTTTTGGGACTAATCCCAAGAAGCAAGCTGTAAATATTTCTATTTTAATTAGCTCGTATCAAAATAAATAAAAAAATGTATGAATAGATGAAATTCTTGTACTTGTTAATAAATCAAAACTGTCATATACAACAAATACAAAAGCATTTAGTGCAAAAAGCTACTGGTTAGAATTTTATAACTTAGAAAATTGAAGCTTAAAAAATAGTCATAATAGAGTTTAAAGTCCGTCAAGTAAAATTTTATAAAGTCGGTTTATCTCATCATCATTTAGCTCGATCGTGCTTTTTGTATCAAACAAATTTTTGATCTTGCTAGTGTCAAAT is a genomic window containing:
- a CDS encoding tRNA 2-thiocytidine biosynthesis TtcA family protein, translated to MIELSKRLLRQVGQTNARYKMIEGGDKILLGLSGGKDSLALAHVLKHIQNVTPEKFEFKAVTLSYGMGEDYAYLTKHCNEHGIEHEVIDSSIFEISKEKIRKNSSFCSFFSRMRRGYLYTYALKHGFNKLAIAHHLDDAAESFFMNFTYNGALRTLAPKYTAKNGITVIRPFIFVRERQLRENAIKNELRVIGDEACPAMRFDVKMPHARYETKQLLATLEKENPKLFTSLKASFENIHTDTFFALNSSSEE